The nucleotide window GACAAAGGCATGAGGAATCCCCTGAGCTCCAAAGGCGACCAGGTAGCTCTGAGTGGTAGCCTGATCCTTATCGACGGCAATGGTGTAATCCATTTTGCTGCCCATGTCCTTGACGAAGGGCTTCACCGTGTCGACCTCTTCATCGCTAACCCCTACGACGATAACACCACGTGAGGCAAATTGCTTTTGAAGGGTGGTCAGATGCGGGATCGTCACTCGGCAAGGCCCGCACCAGGTGGCCCAGAACTCCACCACATAGATGTTCGTGTCGCCGGGCGTGCCGACCTGCACCGGCTTTCCTTTGACCCACTCCTGAATCTTGAGAGGCGGGGCGACCATGCCCAGCTCAGCGGCGGAGACGACTCCGCCCGTCAGACCAACAATCGCCAGGACGAGACCTCGAAAAAAATGTGCATTCATAAAGTTAACCAGCTACCCATGACGGGCGGCATCGTCCGGTCAATGTGGAGCCAACTCCGAAGAACGTCCATCCGGAAGCGTCGAGACTCCGTTCTCACGTGACAGCTGGGTCGAGGACCGCTAACAACTCGGCGCGATGTTACCGGCATTCTTAACGACCGTCCTATTCTCCCTTTCCGCGCTATTCGCCCAGCGAACGGCACGGGCCTTGGGGGGAATTACCGCCAACTTTTGGCGCATGATGCTGGCGACGCTCTTTCTGGGGCTGTGGTCGCATCTCTTCGGGGTCGGATTCCAGGGCCCTGCCCTGCCCTGGCTGTTTGTGAGCGGCATCCTGGGTTTCGGGATTGGCGATGTGGCCATGTTCCAGGCGTTGCCCCGAATTGGCTCCCGACTCTGCATTCTGTTGGTCCATTGCCTTGCCACCCCGACGGCCGCCGTCACCGAATACTTTTGGCTGGGATCCACGCTCAGCGCCACCCAGATCCTTTGCATCATCATCTCGCTGCTGGGAGTCGCCTTCGCGGTTGCCCCGACTCCAGGATCGACCCCACGGTCGTCGGGTTATGGACTCGGAATCTTCTTCGGCCTGCTGGCCATGCTAGGACAATCCTTCGGAGCGGTGCTCAGCCGCAAAGCCAGCCAAGTCGCCTCCCTCGCCGGTCATCCGCTCAATGGCATCGATGCCGCCTACCAGCGAGCCTGGGGGGGCGTGCTGATCTCCTTGGGAGTGTTCGCCATCTATCAAATGCAGCGCCGGCGCGCCACCTCCGCTCCAGAGCCCTCGCCCTCCGAGACCAACTCTGCCAGGTCGCTTCAGCAGGCCCCGCCGAGCCGGGCTCGAATCCGTCTGTGGGTCCTCGCCAATACCCTGGCCGGTCCGGTGATCGGAGTCAGCTGCTACCAGTGGGCGCTGGCCACCGAACGGACCGGCGTGGTGCTCCCCATCGTGGCACTGACACCTCTGGTCATCATCCCGTTCGCCCATTGGCTGGAAGGAGAGAGAACCACCGCCCGCGAAGTGATTGGCGGAATCATCGCGGTCGGCGGGGTGGCGGCCCTGACTCGGATCACCCACGGAGCCTCCCCCGGTTGAGACCGGCCCCTACGATGGACCATCCTTCACCACCGGAACCGCCCTCCGAAACCGAGTTCGAAGAGCCTACGATCATCACACCACCAGCGGTGCGCTACCGAGTGCTCAGCGTGGTCTGGTGTTTTCCCAGTCTAGGCG belongs to Verrucomicrobiales bacterium and includes:
- a CDS encoding DMT family transporter, whose product is MLPAFLTTVLFSLSALFAQRTARALGGITANFWRMMLATLFLGLWSHLFGVGFQGPALPWLFVSGILGFGIGDVAMFQALPRIGSRLCILLVHCLATPTAAVTEYFWLGSTLSATQILCIIISLLGVAFAVAPTPGSTPRSSGYGLGIFFGLLAMLGQSFGAVLSRKASQVASLAGHPLNGIDAAYQRAWGGVLISLGVFAIYQMQRRRATSAPEPSPSETNSARSLQQAPPSRARIRLWVLANTLAGPVIGVSCYQWALATERTGVVLPIVALTPLVIIPFAHWLEGERTTAREVIGGIIAVGGVAALTRITHGASPG